In Symphalangus syndactylus isolate Jambi chromosome 9, NHGRI_mSymSyn1-v2.1_pri, whole genome shotgun sequence, the genomic stretch GGGTGAGGGGGGGGGGAATTACCAAGAGACCATCACACAGGCCATGGACAAGTTCTACAAGAGCCAGGGAGAAGAGCACTGTCTGTGCATGCTGCCCGGCACCCAGCTCACACACACATCTCTCATTTGCTTTCCCAAAGCAGGCTTTTGCCGTCCAGGCTCCCCAAGAAGCCTGGGGAGGAGACTCTGCCAGGCTGAAGGGCCTGTCCCCAAAGGTGCCACCCTCACCAGGCTCATCCTGACAATCTTGGATTATTTTTGCCCCGAAGTTTTGGAGTGGCAGACGGGGAGACAGCAGACAGTACACATTAGCcacctttccagagagcatcagtcCTCCAGACTGGGGCAGATCAGACCTCCACTCAGGCGTTTTTCTCACTGGTGGCCAGTTGGGGGAAACAGCATTTGTGAGCACCGGCCTGTCTCCCCAGGTCCTGttcagaaaccccatctgtgccTTTGGAGAGACTGCCCTGAGCACACAGGCCCAGCCCCCAGGACCTAATCCCCTTCTACATAGGGTTCAGTGCGTGTTAGCAGACACTGGGCTTGATTCCTGCCTAGTCCCTGCCAGATATCCCATGCCCACCTCATTAAGAGAACGAggccacacaaacacacccaggccGTCATGCTGATGGAGTGGGTGGGGTCCCACTTGCCCACCCTTTATTACTGGTTCAGAGCCAGGTGTCTGACCACATTCCTACCCCGAGATCCCAAATCAGGCTTCAGTCGTCCTgcgtgtggctcctctgtggtcggcGGTCGGGGCGGTCGGCCTGGCGctccgctgcagggctcggcctggggatgtgtggtcggtaaaccacgtgggtgaaaacccgacggcaacccgagtccccGTCTTTTCTCTTTGAGGAAACCgcccattccttgggcgacggaaccggggcgaacgagTGCCCCGCCGGCCGccgcccagccctcagcccgcgccgggcgcttaccgttttcccggagcgcgggggtcctgttgctccaggaggccggagaccgctttttctctctgccttcctccctctgtcccttgctccctcccgccctccctctgtccctgggtccctctgtCATTCACtccgttcctcactgcctccctctctctgtcggtcagtccctccctccctcccttccaacgtccttccgcccatccttccgtccctctaggtctccggttcctctctccatctgtgcctgccttccctcccgcctggaagggtcagcatcccggGTGTGCCCGGGGTcgggggtctgcgtttagccgccaggcgctccatggtggcagctcctgggaggccgcggAGGCgcgggtgggcgagcgacggtggagcggaggcgcagagggggcgagccccgggagggagagaaggcctggacgctgcccgggcccggtgtttcccGGGACcggggtctccacccagcccggggaaggacgcatattgccggcgCGGGGGGTCGCTGgtggtcaggcgggggtggggtggcggaaaggcaagagagctctgcccgggctgctcccagaggagggcaggtggctgcccgcaaacccgcgcgtgcgcggtaggcggcccacctgctggtacctgggccggctccgggatccccgggacgcccaggaaggAATGGCAGTTCTCCGCTGTGCGGGGTCtgtcaccgggcccagacctagaaggcaggaatcccaggcgggtcagcccggagggaagacacgcccctccgtgcccagccaggggttcccgGCGAAAGAgaggccaccgccctgccccgaccccgtccccagcccgcgtcctaaagctcctccagcagagcccggtattcttcctcgctgaggggtggttccagccaggcgggctcttccaagtcctgcagctcccccggggcctcggtttctaggaaagggtgcgcctgctgcagaaactctgggcacgccaggagctcatccagcagcaggccggagggcagTGCAGAcgagcgcccgggctcctggggcggtggggagggcgcccggacggcttgcatctgctcctgccgcgcggagccctccgggggcgcgggctggggaggtggagctgccccggcttggggttcccacgccgccccggcgacctggggcccctggccccagccccagcacggactgccctgggacgtgggtggcgcaagcacaccttggccctgtggcccagcttgagcgggccctggctgtcccaccgcgcaagggcccggcaggccgtcgcgctgcgggtcccggtcccCCGGGCATTTGCTCGGGGGGTGCGGGGGCCACCGAGGcgcctgagggtgggagagcgccccttccggagGAGTCAGGGCTGCGTAGGGTGAAGAGCCTGGGGGAAAGCAGGGCTGGATCATGGATCCTGGGGGAAATTTAGAGATACAGAAGTGGTTGTCACCTCTCTGTGGAATCCTGCTCCATACCTGGTCCTTGCCACACAGCCCTTTCTACAGAGAATAGCTCTGGGGCATTTGGGGATCCCTATGGCCCCAGGTGGCTTCCTGTCCCCCCGTCTGTGCTCCTTTTCTTACCTGCTGGCAGAGCCCAACATGGAGGAGGAGGTTGCCGCCCTGTCAGCCTGAGGGAGCTGTGTCTGACTGGGGTTTCTGCCTGGGGTTTTGCGAAGAGCTACTTATGAATATAGTCTCTCCGGATACCTTGTTTCAAAGGAAGTGAGCATGAGCTAGCAAGTGTAGCAACCCCACcgctgataaacaactttgtcTTGGTTTTAAACCATCACATCTTCATTTCACACTGGAATAAAGTAAGTGAAACCTGCTACCCCAGCCTCGCCCGTGTGTTCTGTAACCCAGTCTCCTTTGTGAGGACCGTTGAGAGGGCTGTTGTCAGAAATGTTATAAGAAAAGATTATGCATAAATTAAATCAAATGTAAAATTATGCTTATAATGTCACTTGAGTGAAAGGTAAGAGGGTAGAGTCACAGGCACTCAGCTGGGGTTTACCCCACCCATCACTTACCAGGCTCATGACAGTGTGGCACAGGTGAACATCACCTGACATTGGTGACAGAAGAGAAAAGGCCGGCATGAAGGCCAGGTCGGGGAGAGGTGCCAGGCTGTGGGGCCAGGCCCTGGGCATGCTGGACCTGTGAGGTCACTGAACATCTAACTGCCCAGGCACCCGCCCTTTTCACATCAGTTGAGGTAAGAGGATGGGGGAGCACTCTCTGGAAGTCACACTGCGCTGGGAGAATGGAGGAGAGTCTGCAACTCACCATCCTAGGGTAGGTTTTAGAGTGAGGTGGACTCTCTTGGAGAGCTactgagatgggaggaaggcAGTCCCCCAGGTTCACCTGAGGGCCAGAGCGTATGAAGTAACCGGTGTGTGTGGGAGTGGCCTGTCCCTGTGAAAGGAGAAGTTTAAAGCTATTACAGCTGGTGGCTGCTGCTCAGCCATCCCTCTGCAGAGCAGGCGGGTCCTCAGCTGCATGTATATCTGAATGTCTTTTGCAGTGTTTACAGAGTCCTCTATGTCctagaaattttgaaaagaaaaacaaatttcaattCTAATGTTAATTAGTTTCCCTGAgccaattggaaaaaaaatgtccTTCACCTCGAAGTTTTAAGTGACACCCAAGTGTAGCCGCCAGTGTCTTGGCCACTGAAGCCTCGTGCATGCGCCCACTAGCAGTTTGATTTGCAGCCTCACGGTTGTGTTGTActaaatattctttcttctggcCTTGTCCAGTGAAAGCGGTTCACATGGCTGACACCACTTCTTGAGATATGGGCACCGTGTAAAGCTGAGAATGGATTGGGTTTAGTTGCTATTGTGCCTCCTCCTCACCCGAGAGGCCCATTTTTCCTGGTTGATTTATTAAGTGTATTAGTGCTGTCAGTCGCCTTTGGACAACTCAAATGACAAGTGGCTGTTgtttcataaagaaaatgaaggcttTAGATGTGAAGccctccttttctcttctgcttctcttaggtgaaagattttattttttaaaaaagggtacATAGTGATATCCCAGCAGGTGTAGTGTGATAACTGGCATGTGCTAGGCTATGGTTTCAGTGTGGATGGGCAATTCTTCAAGACGGAAAACCAAGTTTCACTGAGTTGCTAGAGCTGCACTCACCTTTCTCTACATCCCCCACCATGGGCTTTCACTTTTCTCCCGTGCTGGAATATTTTTCACATCCACattgtttatacacacacacacacacagagatgcatCTCAGTCTGTCAGTGCAGTGGCTGAATCATGGGtcagtgcagcctcaaattcttaggctcgagtgatcctttcacatcagcctctcaaatggctaggactacaggcatgcaatgctaCACCcagtcaattttaaaatttttttgtagaggctgaGCCTActtatgttgcccaaactggtttTGAACTCATAGGATccagtgatcatcccaccttggcctcccaaattgtttacattacaggtgtgagctaccaaactcagccaaaaatattttttaaagaactgttacaaccaaatcatgagttatcattgcgccactgccctccagcctgggcaccagagaaagaccttgtatccaaaaacaaagcaaaacaaaacaagaacaaaaaaaccttATAACCAAATTAAACTTCTAAGATTGTGTCATCCTtgtccctccctgccctccagctATCACTGTTAAATATAAATGGTTAGATATTATCAAGAAATTTCTATATCTCCTCCAGCTGAGAATAGGTATTCTGATGTGGCCCAAACATTTTCTCACTGCTACCTCCAGGGTCTAAACTAGCAACCCAAATCAGGACTTCACACAGAAAGGTTGTGGAGCATTTCTAAGATGAGCAAATTTAGGCAACATCATTCTTGCTTATGTATTCCCAGCCCCCGCTGCCCGCCTGATTCCTAATGGCCACCCCACGATGTGGTCAGCAGTGAGGTGCAGCGTGGTGAGAGAGGGGCTCAGGGATGGGATGAGGGTCTTTCCTGCATTATGAAAATGCCTAGTAAGTTGTTAAAAAGATGTCCAAATGTTCTACTTCCTACCCTTAAATAGCTGCTAAGATGCATGACACAACAGATCCTGGTAAGGGAAAGAGCATGCGCATTCAAGTCTCAGCTCACTTCTTAATTAGCTGTGATACTCTGGGCATGTGACCCCAACAATTCGAGCCTGTTTGCCTGTCCACcccagacaatcctaagcaaaaacaacaaagctagaggcatcatgctaccagacttcaaactatacttcaaggctacagtaaccaaaacaccacagtactggtaccagaacagatatatagactaatggaacagaacagagacctcaaaaataacaccacaaatctacaaccttctgatcttcgacaaacctgacaaaaacaagcaatggggaaagatttcctatttaacaaatggtgctgaaaaaactggctagccatatgcaaaaaacagaaactggatcccttccttacaccttatataaacattatctcaagatggattaaagtcttaaatgtaaaaccccaaacagtaaaaaccctagaagaaaacctaggcaataccattcaggatataggcatgagcaaagacttcatgactaaaataccaaaagtaattgaaacagaagccaaaattgacaaatgagatctaactaaagagcttctgtgcagcaaaagaagctattatttgattgaacaggcaacctacagaatgagaaaatttttgcaatctatccatctgacaacgATCTAACATCTGGAATCtagaaggaatttaaacaaattcacaagaaaaacaaacccatcaaaaagtgggcaaaggatatgaacagactcttctcaaaagaagatatttggctcagtgcggtggctcacgcctgtaatcccagcactttgggatgtggaggctggtggatcatgaggtcaggagtttgagaccagcctggccaacatggtgaaatcccgtctctactgaaaacacaaaaaattagccaggcatattggcaggtgcctgtaatcccagtttctcaggagactgaggcaggagaatcacttgaaccaaggaagcagatgttgcagtgagccaagatcctgccactgcactccagcctgggtgacagagcaaggctttgtctcaaagaagaagaagaagaggaaggagaagaagaaggagaagaagaagacatttaagtggccaaaaatattttaaaaaatctcatcatcactggttattagagaaaggtgaatcaaaaccacaaggagataccatctcatgccaattggaatggcaattattaaaaagtcaggaaacaacagatgctggtgaggctgtggagaaatagaaacgcttttacactgctggagggagtgtaaattagttcaaccattgtggaagacagtgtcgtgattcctcaaggatctacaaccagaaataccatttgacccaaaaATCCCATTACTTGATAtgtacctaaaggaatataaatcattctactataaagacacatgcacatgtatgtttattgcagcactgtttacaatagcaaatacttggaaccaacccgaatgcccatcaatgatagactggaaaaagaaaatgtggcacatatacaccatgcaatactatgaagccataaaaaagagtgagttcatgtcctttgcagggacgtgagtgaagctggaaaccattaccctcagcaaactaacacaggaaaaggaaaccaaacaccacatgttctcattcctgtgtgggagttgaacaatgagaacacatggacaccaggaaggaacatcacacaccggggcctgttaggGGGTTGGGGTCAAGGAGTGGGAGAGCATTAGCACAAATACCTAAGGCATGTgcggcttaaaacctagatggcaggttgataggtgcagaaaaccaccatagcacatgtaaacttacgtaacaaacctgtacgttctgcacatgtatcccaaaacttaaagtaaaacaaagaaacaaacaaaaatgcacgAACGCTCAGGGTGAGAGGGGGTAGCGGCGGGGGTAGGGCAGGTCCTGGTGTTTTATTCAATCAGTGGTGCTGGTGTGGGAACCACCCAATCAGGCACACAGTTTGAGAGGAGAGGAGGGTGTGGCTTCCGGCGTTTGGTGGGCCTTTGTCTCTCGCTGGTGCTGGCGCAGGAGCTTGGGATCCATCTCCTCTTTTGCCTCCTCCACCTTGGGAAATCCAGACAGCTCCCTTACAGCCCCTGTTGCCCTGTGATCTGTAGGTCCTTGGGGATACATAGTTAAGGTGCTGTTACCaggggtccttgctcccagagctcccaagatggtggcaggcTGCTTCCAAAATGGCAGCTGGCCACTTCCAAGGTGATGACAAGCcttgtgttctctgacctggggtttttggcctcacagattccaaggaatggaatcttgggccacgCAGTGAGTGTtgtagctctattagaagccatgggtcatggaagagaaccgtggaacccagtgactagtgttcagctcgattaggatgaacccaggcacttagccatgtaggaacaatggcaagcctttagcctgaTCGGGAGTGACAACGGGCgcctcgctggatcaggagcacagtggACACCTTGCCGGAtctggagggatggaagtcagcggCAGGTATGTGATGAcggcaaacagcagtggtagACAGCAAGCAAAAGCTCAGCTCGAGCCAAAATaaacatggaccagaagagtgcagttgcaagatttaatagagcgaaatagagtgaaaacagagctcccatacaaagggaggggaccgaAAGAGGGTAGCCGTTGCTGGCTAGAATGCCTGCATTTATATCCTGATCATTCTTCCTCCTGCTGTGTTCTCAGGTGATAGATGATTGGctgtttctttacctcctgtttttgcctaattagcattttagtgagctctctgattggtcgggtgtgagctaagttgcaagccctgtgtttaaaggtggatgcagtCACCTTctcagctaggcttagggatttttagtcagcctaggaaatccagctagtcctctCTCTCAGTTccccctctcaacaggaaaacccaagtgctgcTGGGGAGGTTGGCTGACGACCACCCTAATTGCTTCCTGATGAAGTGGGGCATAGTAGGggttgtgcagttgagatttccttgGGAGTGGTGCCTTCGATGTCATTAACTTCagagcatgggctagcaggccAGTCCAGGGGTCTACAGTAGATCTTAGTCATGGGCTGCATCTAGGGCTCCATTTGAAGAATGGTTTGTAGTTTTACAGATTcaattctggaagagacaaacttaacaaggaggttaaagacacagggattgaaatgtatgACCTGCAGTAcaggggattatttctttggcacacttcacaggccctgactaactgcttgatagttttgaaaaggcctggtccagtaaataataatttggccatctgatgggtgctatcaatgcctaagtggaaggtttggtgaagggttttaagtaattcctattggttagctgcaggcaaaagtatttttctttctttggtggcTAGCCATCTGGAGGGGAGAAAAGTATGTCTTTGTGAGGTTCCCTATTCTATTTTTCCTGCTTCgtactggggcttggtttcccggaggggattaccccatactaggggtccttctataagcatttctaatggaggATCCCACCTTGCACCTCTTTTGACTTCAATATCCGCTTGGCAATtcctttctatttccctttcctttcctgtctGATGACCCTGGCAGTATAAGACTGcacctctttaggtttctgtacaACCAATTATAatctcctaatggcttcctgatgtttgataggtgttcccTCAGAAGTTAGGAATTCCCTAGTGGTCCACCCTAGGGGCATGAAGGAAAGGCTTTTATAAGGTGCATGAGAAAGCAACCCAAGTTCAAGAATTGGTTACACTTATGTAGTCGCCTTATTTGAACTATCCAGATGGAAATTTCCTGGTTATGTAATCAGAGGTTAATTGGAGGTTTATAATTTGTTAAGCCTGCATTTAGTTTCATGCTAAGGTAGTGATTTATAGGAAAGGTATTTGGGTTAGGTTTtcgatttttttgtgtgtttttttttgagatggaatctcggtctgtcacccaggctagagtgcagtggcatgatctcggctctctgcaagctcttccccccaggttcaagtgattctcccacctcagcctcccgagtagctgggattacaggcacgctctaatttttgtatttttagtagagacagggtttcaccatcttggccaggctggtcttgaactcctgacgtcatgatccacatgcctcagccttccaaagtgctgggattacaggcgtgagccaccgcgtccggccagattttcttttttaaactataaacacaGGGCACTAGAGCCACTTTAGTCTAATTTTCTgctctttaattattttaacactcCAGAGGAGGACTGGGTTTCCCCTGTGTTTTTCTAATGTATGGCAAGCAGGATCTCTAGTCAACCACCCTGTTTCCCAGCCTAACTCAGGCTTGCAGTAAAATTATAAGTTCCCGCTTTCTTTGTTGCATTCTCAAATGCAATAAATgaatggtggtgtgcgcctgtaatcccagctactcaaaaggttgaggcaggaggattgcttgaaaccgggaagcagaggttgcagtgagccaagatcatgccactacattgcAGCCTGGCccgcagagcaagactctgtctcaaaaaaataaaaataaaaataaagttagccaggcacggtggtgcatgcctatagtcctaggtaattgagaggttgaggcaggaggactcctCAAACGCAAgaggctaaggttgcagtgagctatgattacgccattgcacttcaggctACGTAAAAGAGTaagattctggccgggcgcagtggctcacgcttgtaatcccagcactttgggaggccgaggcgggtggatcacgaggtcaggagatcgagaccaaggtgaaaccccatctctactaaaaatacaaaaaattagccgggcgtggtggcgggcgcctgtagtcccagctactcagagaggctgaggcaggagtatggcgtgaacccgggaggcggagcttgcagtgagccgagattgcgccactgcactccagcctgggtgagagagcgagactccgtctcaaaaaaaaaaaaaaaagagtaaga encodes the following:
- the LOC134731397 gene encoding double homeobox protein 4-like protein 4, giving the protein MIQPCFPPGSSPYAALTPPEGALSHPQAPRWPPHPPSKCPGDRDPQRDGLPGPCAVGQPGPAQAGPQGQGVLAPPTSQGSPCWGWGQGPQVAGAAWEPQAGAAPPPQPAPPEGSARQEQMQAVRAPSPPPQEPGRSSALPSGLLLDELLACPEFLQQAHPFLETEAPGELQDLEEPAWLEPPLSEEEYRALLEEL